One Intestinibacillus sp. Marseille-P6563 DNA segment encodes these proteins:
- a CDS encoding GNAT family N-acetyltransferase — MEYRNATLADFDTAFAWIGQLWAYRTYDRAQTEAVYRRVLANPNSFFFLLEDQGVCQGMCHGDYFDTFWMQGPTCYVSSLFVDPAFRGQGYGAALLRHAEQLARKRDCRALILDSGLPRVAAHQFYEHIGFEKSCYGFEKTL, encoded by the coding sequence AACGCGACACTCGCGGATTTTGACACCGCGTTTGCCTGGATTGGACAGCTTTGGGCGTACCGCACCTATGACCGGGCGCAGACCGAAGCGGTCTACCGGCGGGTGCTGGCCAACCCGAACAGCTTCTTCTTTCTCCTCGAAGACCAGGGCGTCTGCCAGGGCATGTGCCACGGCGATTACTTTGACACCTTTTGGATGCAGGGGCCGACCTGCTATGTGTCCAGCCTGTTTGTCGACCCGGCCTTCCGTGGTCAGGGCTACGGCGCCGCGCTGCTGCGCCACGCCGAACAGCTCGCGCGAAAGCGCGATTGCCGGGCGCTCATTTTGGACTCCGGCCTGCCCCGCGTGGCAGCCCACCAATTTTACGAACATATCGGCTTTGAAAAAAGCTGCTATGGCTTTGAAAAAACCTTATAA
- a CDS encoding DUF5839 family protein: MKKSANTIRACHFRKRNGQYILNPKACYCWHIPKALRRSRIKPGDLVMVRAHDHREVVLVMEVFREEFEETHRTYKPVLCKLKKNFLEKSNK, translated from the coding sequence ATGAAAAAATCAGCCAATACCATACGGGCGTGTCATTTCCGCAAACGCAATGGACAGTATATTCTCAACCCCAAGGCGTGTTATTGCTGGCATATCCCCAAAGCGTTGCGCCGCTCCCGCATCAAGCCCGGCGACCTGGTCATGGTCCGTGCTCACGACCATCGGGAGGTGGTGCTGGTGATGGAAGTGTTCCGGGAGGAATTCGAAGAGACCCACCGCACCTATAAACCGGTGTTATGCAAACTAAAGAAAAACTTTTTAGAAAAGTCCAACAAGTAA